CAAGTCCCTGTGCAATCTCATCTTTATTCCAATAATATTCCGCGTTCACATTCGCGATTACAGATATATCTTTCGGGTCGTTGATTTTGCATTGAGCAATCGCCTGTTTGAGTTCTTCAGCGGCAGGCTTCATCATTTCAGAATGAAACGCACCGGCAACTTTCAGCTCAATCGCCTTCATTGCTCCGTATTTTTCAGCGAGTCCAAGCGCACGTTTGCACGCGTCAACCGCTCCGGTAATAACAATCTGTCCCGAGCAGTTAAAATTCGCACAGCTCAAAAGCTCGCCCTGCGATGCTTCCGCACAAAGCTTTCCGACAACGTCAGCTTCAAGGCCGATGATGCTTACCATCGAACCCTTTGTTGCGTCAGCCGCGGCCTGCATTGCCTGTCCGCGTTTCTGCACAAGTTTCAGGCCGTCTTCAAAACTGATTAAGCCTGCTGCATACAACGCTGTGTACTCGCCGAGACTTAGCCCCGCGGTTACGTTCGCCGGTTTGAGCAGACCTTTCGATTTAAGAACTTCCAGAACTGCGACAGACATTGCGAAAATCGCCGGCTGGGAAATCGTCGTTGAGTTAAGTTTGTCTTCCGGCCCTTCAAAACAAATTTGCGAAAGAGCAGAGCCTGTGATTGCGTCCGCTTTGTCGAAAAATTCCTTAGCTATCGGTTCGGCAGCATAAAAGTCCTTGCCCATGCCTACCAACTGTGCGCCCTGACCCGGAAATATGTATGCAATTTTTTCTGACATCTTCTTCCCTGACAAAATCAAAATTCAATAACGTTAGCGCCCCAAGTCAATCCACCGCCGAACGCGACAAGCAGAACAATATCGCCTTTTTTGATTCTGCCCTGCCGAACGCTTTCATCAAGAGCGATAGGGATCGATGCTGCCGAGGTGTTTCCGTACTTATCTATATTTATAAAAACTTTTTCATCCGCAAGTTCAAGTCTCTTTGCGACAGACTCGATAATTCTTGCGTTCATCTGGTGTGGTATAAACATATCTATATCGCTGACCGACAGATTGCAGTCTTTCAGACAGGTTTCAACAGTTTCGATAATTTTGCGAACTGCCATTTGATAAACTTCTCTGCCGTTTATTTTCATATAGACAGAATTTGGGTCTTCCAAAGGCTTGCTTACGGGGTTTCTGCTTCCGTACGCCGAGCAGTATAATGACTTCCAGCCCGAACCATCGGCACCGCAAGTACTGTAAAATATGCCTTTTGAACCGGCCGCATCACCTTTTTTAATAATCGCAGCGCCTGCCCCATCGCCGAAGAGAATACAGCTTTTTCTGTCTTTGTAATCTGTAATTTTACTAAGTGTCTCGGCACCGATAACAAGTACGTTATCGTATTTGCCCGAAGTAACAAACTGCTGCGCGATGCTCAAGCCATAAACGAAACCGCTGCACGCAGCCGAAATATCGAACGCCCAGGCGTTTTTCGCTCCGAGCATATCCTGCACAAAACAGGCCGTCGACGGAAACACCATTTCAGGTGTAATCGTCGCGTTAACAATCATCTCGATATCTTCAGGTGCTATCTTCGCGCTTTCGATGGCTCTTTTCGCAGCTTCCGTTGCCAGCAGTGCTGTCGATTGATTTTCATTTGCTATATGACGGACTTTGATTCCTGTTCTGGTTGTAATCCACTCATCGTTGGTTTCGACCATTTTTGTCAGATCATCATTCGTGAGCTGTTTTTCAGGTATGAACGAACCAGTGCCGGCAATCACAGCCCTAAACATGGAATCAGATGTTTTGATAATGTTCATCGACGCCCTTAACATTTGTTGTTGCCAGGTATTCTTTTATTTTGTCATTGATTTGCATTTTGTGGAATTTACGTACCGCGTTAATCGCATTCTTTATAGTTCTTGCCTTGCTCGAACCGTGACAAATCATCACTGTACCATTCACGCCCAGCAGCGGTGCGCCGCCGTATTCGTGATAATCGTACTTCTGATACATCTTCATCATCACAGGCCTGAACTTCAGAGCAAGAATCATAGATTGATTCATCAACTCGTGCTTGATAACCTTAAAGAGGCCGTCAACCAAACCTTCGGTAAGCTTCAAAACGACATTACCGACAAAACCATCGCATATCGCAACATCGCATTTGCCTTTGAAAATATCACGACCTTCGATGTTGCCGATAAAATTGATTTTTGAATCGCTTCTGATTAACTCTCTTGCCTTTTTGACTACTTCGCTGCCTTTAGCCTCTTCTTCACCTATACTCATAATGCCCACGCGAGGATTCTCGATTCCGAGAACGTGCCTGGAGTACATCGAAGCCATAATCGCGTACTGATAAAAATTCATCGGCTTGCAGGAAATATTCGCGCCAACATCGCACATCGTTACCGGCCCTTCGAAAGTCGGAAAAACAACCGCAATGCCCGGCCTGTTCACGCCTTCAATGTTTCGCATTCGTAACTGACTTGCCGCAACGCACGCGCCGGTATTGCCGGCTGAAATAACCGCGTCCACTTCACCCTCTGCCGCCATTTTGTTCATAATAGCGATAGAACTGTTGCGTTTCTTTCGCAGAGCTTCAACTGGAGATTCGTCCATCCCGATAATTTCAGGTGCGTTGACGATTCGGATTACATCCGCGTATTTCTTGAGGTCTTTGGGGCCAATTTTTGATTCGATAACTTCAGCAGGTCCGAGCAGGATTAGACTATCACCTTTCTCGATATACTGTATCGATTCTATAACACCGGCCAGAATTTCATCCGGTGCAAAATCGCCGCCCATGGCGTCAATTGCGATTCGCATTGTTAGGCATTCTCCTCGGATTTTGCAAGTTTAAGTGTGATTTTTGAGTTCACATAACCGCAATTCGAGCAGGCTGCGTGCGGCAGTTTGGGACTGCTGCACTTTTTGCATACTGATAAGTTCACAGCTTTTAAAGCCTGATGACTTCTTCTTGAATGTGTCCGTGTTTTACTGGTTTTTTTTGCCGGTAACATCTATAAATTCTCCGGTTAAAGGTTTATTTATACAGTTTTGCCCGCAGGCAATTCCACAGTTTTTAGCTTTATATCCTAAGCTTTTATTTTACTACCATAAAGGTTATTAAAAAAAACAATCCCGCTCAAACGGGATTCGGGCGTGTTCTCGCCATTTACAGGCCTGTTAGTGCCACATTGCTCAGAATTTTCGCATATTAAAGTTTAGTTTGCCTCCATTGTCAAGGACAATTTTTTACAGATATACAGCCAATAAAGATATTTTTTTGCTTTATTTTTTTAAAAAAACACATATCACCAATACCACTTTTTTACTTTTTTATTCTGCAAGTTCCCTTATTATGGTGCCATTATGCTTTTCGTTACTTATTTGAGATTATGTATTATTTTACAATTCAGGAATTAAAATGGTGAATTTATTTATAAATACCCTAATTAAAATGTTCTTTCTGCTAACACCATTTTTCGTAATGTCGATGGTGTTATCGATGACACGGACACTATCGGCACATGCCCGCAGAACTATAGTCATACGCACAATTCTGGCAATATTGGTTATAGCTTTCATACTGTTTTATTTCGGGAATATCATATTCAAGCTCCTCGGTATCACTCTCCAGTCATTTCAAATTGGAGCAGGCGCCCTGCTGTTTCTGTCTGCGGTATCGCTTGTTCAAACCCATCAACCGCCGGCCGCATCTGAAGCGGAAGACATATCCGTTGTGCCTCTGGCCATACCGCTTACAATCGGGCCGGGAACAATTGGAACATTGCTTGTTATGGGTACGGAAATCAGCGGTACTGCAAAAATTGTCGCCAGTTCAGCTTTATTCTGTGCCATTATGCTCGTAGGTTTTATCCTTTTGGGGGCATCACAACTGGAAAAAATTCTCGGCTCAAAAGGAATTTCAGTTCTTACGAAACTGACAGGTCTGGTACTTTCAGCACTGGCGGCACAAATCGTATTCACAGGGATAAATACCTTCGGCCGTTAAACTTCAACACGCAAACACAACCAATCTTATCCTTATATCTCAAAATAAGGTATTGGATTATTGAATTTTCCTATTGAAAGATGGACAAAAATAGGTTATCTTTCGCTGTTTATGGCAAGAAATCCCAGACAAGCTGCGCTTTACGAAGTTATAAACAGGAACAGGTTTAAGGATGCACAGCAAAAGGCACTGGATCGAATCGGAGTAAAACCGACCGTTCAGCCGCCCGCGCAAGTCGTTGAACAACAAAAGGTTGCGGAAGAACCTGTGAAAATTGAACCTGTTGAAATCAAGCCTGTTCAGCTTGAGCCTGTAGTAACTGAAGCCGTTAAAGAAGTTGCTAAAGAACCTGTTAAAGCGGAAACTATAACAAAACCCGCCAGACAAGAAGCCGTTTGGACCGGCAGACAGAAGCCTGTGCGGATATATCCCGACAGGATTGAGTTATGTCTTTCGTGGCAGATAGCGGGATTGAGTGTATTGGCTTTAGCGGCGATTTTTTTGGTCTTTTTCAGATTGGGCCGGATGAGTACATCTGCCAAACCTGAAGAAAAGCAGCCGCCGGCGGCAATCAGGCTTGACGATATTAAGCCGACGGTTCCGGTGGTGGTTAATACCGCCCCTGCCGTTGCTGAAGCGAAAACGCCAAAATTAGTCGAGCCGATGGGCGATAACGCGATTGTGATTGCAAGCTATAATGTGCAGTCGCATCTGGAGCCGGTTAAAGCGTATTTTGCTCAATATGGAATAGCGACCGAAATTATTAAATCGGACCAGAACCGCAGTTATCTTTTGGTAACGCAGAATCGCTATGACAGTATCAACAAAGCCGGCACTGATGGCTATGAAATGAAAAAGAAAATTATGTCCGTTGGTGCGAATTATAAATCGCCGCCAGGTTCGGGACTTGAGTCTTTTGGCCCCAAGCCGTTCCAGGACGTATACGGAATGAAAGTTAAATAGATTTAATATTTAAAATTTGATATTTAATATTTTAAAGGAAAGAAAATGTCAATTGATCGTTCACTGAAACTTAAGGGTGCTTTAGTAAGGCATCGCAATGTTCTTACACGTGCAGAAAGACTTAAACGTCTGAAAGAAGAAGAAAGATGGGAAGAAGGCAAAAGCGTGTTTGGCCTCACGAAAGTAGCGAATAGAAAAATGGCTGTGAAGAAGAAAGAGCCCAAGGGCGCAGCAGCAGCCGCTGAAGCAGCACCAGCGGCAGGCGCAGCACCGGCAGCAGCAGGTAAAGCAGGCGCACCAGCAGCTAAAGGCGCAGCTCCGGCAGGTAAAGCGGCTCCGGCAGCCAAACCGGCAGGCAAAAAATAATCTAAAATTTCAGATTTGAGATTTTTAACTATAACCAATAACCAAAATGATTATTGGTTATTTTTTGTACGGACATTTTTATGAAAAATTATCTCGCAGACAGAACCAGACTTATTGACGCCAGCGGTATAAGAAAAGTTTTCAATCTTGCCGCGACAATGAAAGACCCTATCAATTTTTCGATTGGCCAGCCGGACTTCGATGTGCCCGAAGCGCTCAAGGAAGTTGCTATCGACGCCATCCGACACGGCAAAAACAAATACACACAAACGGCCGGCGACCCTGCCCTGTGCGATAAAGTCGCGACATCGGTAACAAAAGACACCGGCTGGAAAGACCCCGCTATTCTTTTCGCAAGCGGCGTCAGCGGAGGATTGCTTCTGGCGATTATGGCTCTTATCAATCCCGGCGATGAGGTCATTATCCCCGACCCATATTTCGTGATGTACAAACATCTGGTTCACCTGCTCGGCGGAAAATGCGTATTCATTGACACATATCCGGATTTCAAACTGCATCCGGAAAAAATCGCGGACAAAATCTCCGACAAAACCAAACTTATTATTATCAACTCGCCAAACAATCCGACAGGCGCAGTTTACAGTGCCGAAGAACTCAAAGCATTTGCGGAAATAGCTGCAAAAAGAGATACGCTTGTTCTGTCGGACGAAATTTACGACAGATTCTGCTACGACGGCAAATACACCAGTATGGCTTCGATTTATCCGAACACCATTCTTATGAAAGGCTTCAGCAAGAGCTATGCGATGACCGGCTGGCGGCTTGCGTATGTCGCGACTCCTTCGCATTTGAAACCGATAATCGAGGAGATGACAAAGATTCAGCAATACACTTTCGTCTGCGCACCATCGCCATTCCAGCAGGCAGCAATTGCCGCTCTGGACTATGATATCAGCGATTTAATCGGCGGCTACAAAACCAAACGCGATATCTATTATAAAGGTATGAAAGACAAATTCGAGCTGGTCAAACCGGCAGGCGCATTTTACTCTTTCGTAAAAGCGCCCGGCGGAAACAGCACGGCATTTGTCGAAAAGGCAATCAAGAACAACGTTCTGATTATTCCCGGCAACGTATTCAGCCAAAAAGACACACATTTCAGGCTGTGCTTCACGACCACCAACGACAAATTAATAAGAGGCACGGAAATTTTAAGCAAACTGGTTTAATGCTATTATCGTTGATTATGATAAATTTTGAGATATAATCATTATTATGGTCAGTTTCGATAAATCAGTTCTGAATAAATGCAAAACAGCGGTACAAAAAATAGTACCGGACGCTGATATTATATTATTTGGTTCTCGTGCAAGAGGTCAGGCTGAAGAATTATCCGATTATGACCTTTTGATTCTTGTGAACCAAAAATCAGACGTATCCCTGAACGAAAGAATTCTCGACGAAATTTACCCAATCGAACTCGACACCGATGCAATGATAAGTTTCGTTGTTCAAAGCAGAGATATATGGAATAGTCCCCTGTCGCGAGCAACACCATTCCATAAAAACATAGACAGAGAAGGAATTGCCGTTTGACAAAAGAACTGAAAGAACTGGCAAAATACAGACTCGAAAGAGCGTTCCAGACTCTTGAGGAAGCCGAATTGCTGTTCAATTCAGGTTACACAAACACCTATGTCAATAGATTATATTATGCTTGTTTTTATGCTGTTTCCGCAGTACTGATTTGTCATGAAAAATCCACGAGCAAACACAGCCATTTGAGAGCCATTCTGCACAAAGATTACATTAAAACAGGACTGTTATCGAAAGAGGCAGGCAAACACTTTGACCTTTTGTTTCAAAGCCGGCAAACTGGCGATTATGTTGACAATGCCGTTTTCAACCCGGAAGAAGTCAAAGACTGGCTTGACAAAACAAGACAATTTGTCAGCCAAATACAAAAATACCTCTCTGGAAATTCCAGCATTTAAATCCTCATTATTGTTTTTGCGTATTATTCGCATCCGGACAATTGTTAATTCTGTCGGCATATTTGTCGTACATCTTTTTGGCAATCACAAAACTATCGCCTGAAGGTTTGTCGGCAAAATGATTGTTCGCCTGTGTCCAGTTCCATTCGAAATCTGCTATCCTTTCGGCGAATTTCTTCTCATCTAATTTTTTGCCTGCCTGCATTGCGGTTCTGACTTCGGTTATGAGCAGGTTCCATCGACCGTAATAATAATCGCCTAACAAACCGGCCCAATGACGATTTGCATAATCGTTCAGCAGACGCCCTTTTTGACCCCATGTCGTTAAAATATTTCTTGCGTTTTGCTCATAATATTTCTGCTCTGATTTATTTTTGCCAAAACTTTTGGCATCTGCAATCCATGCCCCCAGAAGCATTTCAGGTCTGGTCGCGGCTATCGAATCGACATCCCTTATAATACCCAAAAATTCGTTGGCCTTTTGCTCAAACAGTTCTTTTTCGCCCGCTTCATACGCGGCGGTCATTGCGTCCCTGACACAAAACGCATAATTGCCCATAGCCTGACAGACAACACTGACAAGGTCGTGCCTGTAACTGTCTCGGCCGGTTTCAGACGTTTCCAGCATTAACTGCCAGACTTTCAGCAAATCCTTATTGTCATAATATATTTTCGCGTTTGTAAACGGACCTCCGTACCCTTTCAAAACCGGACGCGCGGGCAGTATGGTACTGGCGTGTGAAGTACTATAAGAGACATAAACCTTGTCCTTGAAGATTTGCCATGCCTGCTGCAATTTTGCGTCAGTTTCTCCGCAACGTCTGTCGGCAAATTTAGTTATCCATGTATTCGTATCCGGCGGCGTCGCGTGCCAGGGTCTTTCCAAAACAAAATCCCACATCACCACATTTGGATTAAGCGCCTCGAGCGTCGAGCCAACACCTTTGATATTTGCAGCGTTTGCATCAGTAAAAACATTTGCCATCCATCGGCTGACCTCGTCGACATTGCCGACAATCGAAGTTGAACCGCCGAAATTGCCGAGATAGCACCAGATATAGGGCTGACCATAGAAAGCATTTGTCGTTTTCCAGAGTTCCTGATTTTCGCAGTAATAATCCAGCAGAATCATTTTATCCTGCGGCACGGCTTTAACCATCGCTTCGATGCGCGGCGGCGTCCAGTCTTTACGCTGGTAATAGAACAGCCAGGCCATTTGCACCCACGTCGCATCTTTGTCAACCTGTGTCATTGAACTGTAAATAGTTTTCGCGACAGAAGCCAGATACTCCGGCTCCCAGCTTGGCGGAACCATTTCATTAAACGGGTCTGCACCGTAAAAATGGTCGGTGCCGAACGCTTTGGTCTGCTCTTCGAGATAAACTTTTTGTATCTTCGTAAAAAGCGGTTCCGTCTGGTCAAGGAAATAAGTATTATATTCTTCACTAAATTCGCACCACGGAGCTAACTTTGTGATTTTCACCTGTGGATTTAATTCTTTCAGCGCAGCCGGTACATGGCCTGCAAACGCGGTTAACAAAGGTTTCATCCCAAGCTGGCGTTGACGTTTCAATATCTTTTTCTGAAGTTCAAACTGCCTGTCGATATAACTTTGCGGCAGCGGCCCGCCCCATTTATCGATATTGGCCATTTGATGCCACGGTAAATGCGCAGGCCCTGTGAAATAACTTCTGATCTGCTCGTCAGTCAGCCCGAATTGTTTCCAGACTCTCTGCCAAATAGCTTCCTGACCCGTAACAGCCAGCGGCATATTAACGCCATTCAGTGCCATCCAGTCAATCAGCCGTTCCCATTTCTCCCAGCCCCACCACGGCATCGTGTAGCCAAAAGTGCAATAATTGAGGAAAAACCTGTACTCGCAATTACAGTTCTGGCGAACTTTTTCCGGCACTTTCGGCATACTGTCCGGCACCTGCACAGGACTTGGGGCGTACCATGAAACTGATGTGTTGCAGTAATATTTGAGGAACCAGTTTAAACCGACAGCCTGCGACAAGACGTTGTTGCCGCGGATAATCAATTTATCGTCCACGCTTTGCAGTTCAAACACGTCTTTGCCGCTGTCAGCAGCAATCGTCTCGAACTTTATCGCGTTTTTCCATTGGGGTACTAAACGTTGCACCAAATCATAAACGGCTGAATTGCTGTCTGATTGTGAAGATGCCAAAGAATTGCCTATGAAAACAAAAGATAAAGCAAATAAAAAGATTGCCAGCTTCCTGTTCATTTAAGTCCACCTTTTTCCAGAGGTTACAAATCATATATCCATTTAACAGCACCGTGAGACTGTTAGTTTAATTAAATTAAATCTGCTGTCAATTCATTAAAAAAACAATGTGGATTTTTCTTGTACCGTCAGCTAATACAAGTTAAAATTGCTCCAATGCGAACAAAATTACTTTTCATTTTGTTGTGTGTGGTTTTTATCACCTCTATTATCAAGGCGGACTTGGATACTGTTTCGCTGTTTGACCCGAATCTTGCATCCGATTCAAATCAGGTAAAAGCAGCAATTATCACCTGCACGGGTCTTATCGATGACGGTCTTTATTCATCAATTAAACGCAGGGCAAACTCCGCTGTCGAAATGGGCGCGAACTATATTATCCTCGAAATCGAAACCTACGGCGGACTAGTCAAGAGCGCCGACGATATTTCAAAATTCCTCATTCTCGAACTATCCAAAAAAGCACGAACCGTCGCTTATGTCAATACCGAGGCAATTAGCGCAGGCGCGATGATTAGCGTTTCCTGCCAGGACATAATTATGCGTGGCAACACGACTATCGGCGATTGTGCACCGATTCAAATGGGCGGCGAAGGTATGCCCGATGTCGAACGCGAAAAGACCGAGAGTTTTGTTCGCGCGGTTTTCGAGCGGGCTGCGCAGGCGAATAATTATCCCGAACCGCTGCTCGAAGCGATGGTCAGCAGACATATTAAAGTCTGGCGTGTAAAAAATCTCGAAACAGGCAATTATGAATTTTTCAAAGATGAAAATCTGCCGAAAAACATCAATGTTTATGATATAAACAAAAAGGAACTCATCGACAGCGAGCAGGAGATTCTCACGCTCACCGCGCGAAAGGCTCTTGAATACGGCGTTGCGAGGGCGATTGTAAAAGATGCCAACGAGGCTTTGGCGTTTCTGGCCGAACGCGACAGCGTAAAATTTACCGAGCCGATGATTCGTCTTGAGCCGAACTGGTCGGAGCAGCTTGTAAGAATGTTAAATCATCCATCTTTCAGCGCGATTTTGCTTATGGTCGGAATGCTGGCGGTTTATATGGAGTTGAAATCTCCGGGCGTTGGTCTGCCGGGACTGCTTGCGATTGTTTGCTTTGCGATTATTTTCGGCAGCAGATTTCTGACCGGTATGGCGACGTGGTGGGAAGTCGCTGTTTTCGCGGTCGGCCTTATTCTGCTGGCGATTGAAATTTTCATCCTGCCCGGCTTCGGCGTCGCGGGCGTACTTGGCATTTTGTTTATGCTCGTCAGCATTTTCGCTATTCTCGTGCCGAACAGACCGGACGAACTGCCCTGGCCGAAACCTGATTTGAATAATTCGCAATGGAATTTGCTCTCAAGCGGCGCGGGCGGATTTATGCTCGGCTTTTTTGGTTTCGCGGTCGTGGCATACATTTTATCAAAATTTCTGCCAAAGACCATTTTTTTGAAAAATCTGGTACTTGCTCCCGCGCAGCCCGGCGTTAAAATGAAAGCGGAAGTAACGACACTGCCGGAAAAAGAAACCAATCTCGAAATCGGAATGACAGGTGTTGCGATTACGATACTCCGCCCTGCCGGCAAAGCAAAATTCGACGATGCAATGGCCGATGTTGTCGCCGAAGGCGATTATATACAAAAAGATAAACCTGTTAAGATTGTTCAGATTCAGGGCAGCAAAATAGTTGTCCGGGAAATTATATAAAAGGATTTTAAATGATTTGGTGGATAGTAATAGCTTTAATACTCATCATCATTTGCGGAATACTGTTCGCGGTAGAGTTTTTTATTCCGAGTTTTGGCTTGATATTTATGTTGGCGGTCTGCTTTTTGGCCGGCGGTATTTCAATCTTCTTTAAAATAAGTACAAACGCAGGCTGGCTCGGCGTGGTTGTATCGGCGATTCTCGTACCGGCGGTGTTTTTTATCTTTTATAAAATTCTGCCGCATACAAGCGCAGGAAAATCGTTGATGCTCGATGCGCCGAAAGGCAAAAAGACCGGCGAAGGTATTCCCGATTCCGAGCAGTTGCAACACCTGTTAGGCCAAAACGCGACGGCTGCAAGTCCGCTGCGGCCGGTAGGAATGTGTGAATTCGATGGGAAAAGGTTTGAATGTGTCGCTGAAAGCGGATATGTTGAGAAAGGCAAAAACGTAAAAGTTATAAAAGTTGAAGGAACACAACTTACAGTAAGAGAAGTATAAAAAAATTAATTTTGATATTTGATATTTAATTTTCTTAGGAAGGGATTTTAGAATGAATATTTTAAGTTATGCTTTATTGGCAGGAGGAGTGCCCATCAGCCTAAAAGGCCTGGGCTTTATTGTTCTTCTTGTATTTGCTTTTATCTTTCTTTTGATAATACTGGCTTATGGCAAATTGTGGCTGCAGGCCAAATTATCAGGTGCACCGGTTTCGTTCGGCGAGCTTGTCGGTATGACGCTTCGTAAAGTCGATTCACGAACAATCGTACAAAGCAGAATCACCGCGGTTCAGGCAGGCCTTGATTTGAGTCAGAGGGACCTTGAAAGCCATTATCTTGCCGGCGGAAGAGTGCCAAATGTTGTGCGGGCTTTAATCGCCGCTGACAGGGCAAATTTAAATTTAACTTTCAAGATCGCAACAGCAATCGACCTTGCCGGCCGAGATATTCTCGACGCGGTTCAGACTTCGGTTAATCCGAAAGTTATCGATTGCCCAGACCCTGCAAAAGGCCGCGAAACAGTTGACGCGGTTTCACAGGATGGCATTCAGTTAAAAGCGAAAGCGAGAGTAACGGTTCGTACGAATCTTCAGCGGCTTATCGGCGGTGCAACCGAGCCGACAATTATCGCTCGTGTCGGCGAAGGCATCGTTACAACTATCGGCAGCGCAATCTCCCACAAAAGCGTACTCGAAAATCCTGACAATATTTCAAAGCAGGTTCTGGCAAAAAGTCTCGATGCCGGAACAGCGTTTGAAATTCT
Above is a window of Planctomycetaceae bacterium DNA encoding:
- the floA gene encoding flotillin-like protein FloA (flotillin-like protein involved in membrane lipid rafts), with protein sequence MNILSYALLAGGVPISLKGLGFIVLLVFAFIFLLIILAYGKLWLQAKLSGAPVSFGELVGMTLRKVDSRTIVQSRITAVQAGLDLSQRDLESHYLAGGRVPNVVRALIAADRANLNLTFKIATAIDLAGRDILDAVQTSVNPKVIDCPDPAKGRETVDAVSQDGIQLKAKARVTVRTNLQRLIGGATEPTIIARVGEGIVTTIGSAISHKSVLENPDNISKQVLAKSLDAGTAFEILSIDIADIDVGENIGAKLQAAQAEADLARARAEAEKRRAMAVAREQEMRALVQENRAKVVLAEAEVPLAMAEAFRKGNLGIMDYYKMKNIVADTSMRENIAKPQKKEE